A stretch of Prosthecobacter algae DNA encodes these proteins:
- a CDS encoding cytochrome c biogenesis protein: MSTFHSFRVMMASSLLVIASVAPAKELPSLDLFMDPELTKLFESLPVQEGGRIKPLLKMANVRLQSMRALQSIWLTDSGEADGKPLVDPATQKPLVKEGGKPIKLTSVQWFLMSWFRPDIGRTVPLFKVDNSSAIAELGLDTRAKRSQYTFQEIEPARELLMQKMTEYRQIPAKEQTPEQRIIVELAAKYLDYDMIMGHFDFIRSPVGENADKLPADIPQPLRLSKSLPAVAKALTSGGPPMQVPWFRDFAQSALGAMMSGNPEGQLRIFPDSDKAVEIWHGPGEMIFGTVNGSVNPSEEQLQWLGLYEDLYLALPDAAKFKAAAQTLVTKVQAAAQARGEGQFVKLEIHSIKADYFFYAQWLFLVGLIGVGFTWVSPGSKMDKVARGFAWLFLGAATLMTVTGVILRCIIMQRPPIATLYETILFIGASCALFGLISEWISKRGLGLLISGLAGGGCMFLAIQFDTADATDNLQQLQAVLITNFWLSTHVPIINLGYAACMVATLISCKYFIQRIFRQVSTGDDEARFMTRTAYGFVCFGLLLSLVGTVLGGIWANYSWGRFWGWDPKENGALMIVLMCLVILHARLGGYIREIGLHCCNLILGCIVIFSWFGVNQLGVGLHAYGFTDGTWPKIYAFWGSQLLLLAYGLGLAFMESKKPSASKTVGA, from the coding sequence ATGTCCACTTTCCATTCTTTCCGCGTGATGATGGCGTCCTCGCTGCTCGTCATCGCCTCGGTGGCCCCGGCCAAAGAACTCCCGTCGCTGGATCTCTTCATGGATCCTGAGCTCACCAAGCTCTTTGAATCCCTCCCCGTTCAAGAAGGGGGGCGCATCAAGCCGTTGCTTAAAATGGCCAACGTCCGCCTGCAGAGCATGCGCGCGCTGCAATCTATCTGGCTGACCGACAGCGGTGAAGCCGATGGCAAGCCGCTTGTGGACCCGGCCACCCAAAAACCCCTCGTCAAGGAAGGTGGCAAGCCCATCAAGCTCACCTCAGTGCAGTGGTTTCTCATGAGCTGGTTCCGCCCAGACATCGGCCGCACCGTGCCGCTGTTCAAAGTGGACAACTCCTCCGCCATTGCCGAACTGGGACTCGATACCCGGGCCAAACGCTCGCAATACACCTTCCAGGAAATCGAGCCCGCCCGTGAACTGCTGATGCAGAAGATGACGGAGTATCGGCAGATCCCGGCCAAGGAACAGACGCCGGAACAGCGCATCATCGTCGAGCTGGCTGCCAAGTATTTGGACTATGACATGATCATGGGCCACTTCGATTTCATCCGCTCACCTGTCGGGGAAAATGCGGACAAATTGCCAGCGGACATACCCCAGCCCTTGCGCCTTTCCAAGAGCCTGCCTGCCGTAGCCAAGGCACTCACCAGTGGTGGCCCGCCGATGCAGGTCCCATGGTTCCGCGACTTTGCCCAGAGCGCCCTGGGAGCCATGATGAGCGGGAATCCTGAAGGCCAGTTGCGCATCTTCCCAGACAGCGACAAGGCCGTCGAAATCTGGCATGGCCCTGGAGAAATGATCTTCGGCACCGTCAATGGCAGTGTCAATCCTTCCGAAGAGCAGCTTCAATGGCTCGGGCTTTATGAGGACCTCTATCTGGCCCTGCCTGATGCCGCCAAGTTCAAGGCGGCCGCACAAACTCTCGTGACCAAGGTTCAAGCCGCAGCCCAGGCACGTGGCGAAGGTCAGTTTGTTAAGCTAGAGATTCATTCCATCAAGGCCGACTATTTTTTCTATGCTCAGTGGCTTTTCCTGGTGGGCCTGATCGGTGTGGGGTTCACCTGGGTTTCTCCCGGTTCCAAAATGGACAAGGTCGCCCGCGGCTTTGCTTGGCTGTTCCTCGGCGCTGCCACCCTCATGACGGTCACAGGTGTCATCCTGCGCTGCATCATCATGCAGCGGCCCCCCATCGCCACCCTCTATGAAACCATCCTCTTCATTGGTGCATCATGCGCGTTGTTCGGCCTGATCTCCGAATGGATTTCAAAACGTGGTCTCGGCCTCCTGATCTCAGGTCTCGCTGGCGGCGGCTGCATGTTTCTGGCCATCCAGTTTGATACCGCCGATGCTACCGACAACCTCCAGCAGCTCCAGGCCGTGCTGATCACCAACTTCTGGCTCTCCACCCACGTGCCCATCATCAATCTTGGTTATGCCGCCTGCATGGTCGCCACGCTGATCTCTTGCAAATACTTCATTCAGCGGATCTTCCGTCAGGTGAGCACGGGCGATGACGAGGCCCGTTTCATGACCCGCACGGCCTACGGTTTTGTTTGCTTCGGCCTGCTGCTCTCGCTTGTCGGCACCGTCCTCGGCGGCATCTGGGCCAACTATAGCTGGGGCCGCTTCTGGGGCTGGGATCCGAAGGAAAACGGTGCTCTCATGATCGTTCTCATGTGTCTTGTTATCCTGCACGCCCGCTTGGGCGGCTACATCCGCGAGATCGGCCTGCACTGCTGCAATCTCATCCTCGGCTGCATCGTCATCTTTTCTTGGTTTGGTGTGAATCAGCTCGGCGTCGGCCTTCATGCCTACGGTTTCACAGACGGCACCTGGCCCAAGATCTACGCCTTCTGGGGCAGCCAGCTTTTGCTGCTGGCCTATGGATTGGGCCTAGCCTTCATGGAAAGCAAGAAGCCTTCTGCCAGCAAAACCGTCGGAGCCTGA
- a CDS encoding c-type cytochrome domain-containing protein, whose translation MRLRTHLLCFLALASAAIAAEQPAADPALKAVLDKVNATGASLMPVAADGKAYRFTALNVAKDFTDASLAALAPAADKITSVDLARTKVTDAGLAAIGAMKNLTELHLENTAITDAGLDHLKGLASLEYLNLYNTKVTDAGAQKLTSLSKLKALYLWQTGVTKAGVAQIKAKLPTTQINTGWTAEDDAKAVAVAAAPAVAATKPAAPAPAAAKPSEAAKSPAAPAPAAGGKLDAAVAAKAMVYKDVIAPILEAKCVACHGADKKKGKLQLHEFAAIMKGGSEGDVNVVPGKPDDSLLLARIKLPDDDDEHMPPSDEPQVTKEELALLKWWIASGASDTATVAAAKPTPDVEAALAALLGKGLPKATEAKVVKTEKPKAKALTEAEKKQVAEITAKIQALNASLMPLAQDTEQLRLSVINATDKFGDQELALLAPIATHIVWVDLARSKVTDAAADTLAKMSSLERLHLENTKVTDVGLAKLAVLQKLEYLNLYGTKTTDAGISKLAAAKGLKKLFVWQTGVTQAGAKALEGQLPGLKVNVGLTEAEIAKLTAPPPAPPPAPAPAKKEETKKDAPKPEAKKVEAKPAPASAPPAAKPAPAAKADTPPPAKPAEAKPAAAPAPKAN comes from the coding sequence ATGCGACTCCGTACCCATCTTCTCTGCTTCCTGGCGCTGGCCTCCGCCGCCATCGCGGCCGAACAGCCTGCCGCAGACCCAGCCCTCAAGGCTGTTCTGGACAAAGTCAACGCCACCGGAGCCTCGCTGATGCCCGTCGCGGCCGATGGCAAAGCCTACCGTTTCACCGCCCTGAATGTGGCCAAGGACTTCACGGATGCCTCTCTTGCCGCCCTGGCCCCCGCCGCTGACAAAATTACCTCCGTTGACTTGGCGCGTACGAAGGTCACCGATGCTGGCCTGGCTGCCATTGGCGCGATGAAGAACCTCACGGAACTGCATCTGGAAAACACCGCCATCACCGATGCCGGGCTGGATCACCTGAAAGGCCTCGCATCCCTCGAATATCTAAACCTTTACAACACCAAGGTGACCGATGCCGGAGCTCAGAAGCTGACCAGTCTCTCCAAGCTGAAAGCCCTTTACCTATGGCAGACAGGCGTGACCAAAGCCGGTGTCGCCCAGATCAAGGCCAAGCTGCCCACCACCCAGATCAATACTGGCTGGACTGCTGAAGATGACGCCAAAGCGGTGGCCGTCGCCGCAGCCCCAGCAGTCGCGGCAACCAAACCTGCCGCCCCGGCTCCCGCCGCAGCCAAACCATCTGAGGCCGCCAAATCCCCCGCTGCGCCCGCACCAGCCGCTGGTGGCAAGTTGGACGCTGCCGTGGCTGCCAAGGCCATGGTTTACAAAGACGTCATCGCTCCCATCCTCGAAGCCAAGTGCGTGGCCTGCCACGGTGCCGACAAGAAGAAAGGCAAGCTGCAGTTGCACGAATTCGCCGCCATCATGAAAGGCGGCAGCGAGGGTGATGTGAATGTGGTTCCTGGCAAGCCAGACGACAGCCTTCTGCTGGCCCGTATCAAGCTGCCTGACGACGACGACGAGCACATGCCGCCAAGCGACGAGCCCCAGGTCACCAAGGAAGAACTCGCCCTGCTGAAATGGTGGATCGCCAGCGGTGCCTCCGATACCGCCACCGTGGCTGCTGCCAAGCCCACTCCAGATGTCGAAGCCGCCCTCGCTGCGCTCCTCGGCAAAGGCCTGCCCAAGGCCACCGAAGCCAAGGTGGTGAAGACCGAGAAGCCCAAAGCCAAAGCCCTCACAGAAGCTGAGAAAAAGCAGGTCGCTGAGATCACCGCGAAGATTCAGGCCCTCAATGCTTCCCTCATGCCGCTGGCCCAGGATACAGAGCAACTCCGCCTCAGCGTCATCAATGCCACCGATAAATTCGGCGACCAGGAGCTCGCGCTGCTGGCACCCATCGCCACTCACATCGTTTGGGTGGATCTCGCCCGCAGCAAGGTGACCGACGCCGCCGCCGATACCCTGGCCAAAATGTCTTCCCTGGAGCGCCTGCATTTGGAAAACACCAAAGTCACCGATGTCGGCCTGGCCAAACTGGCCGTCCTCCAGAAACTGGAGTACCTGAATCTCTACGGCACCAAGACAACCGACGCTGGCATCTCCAAACTGGCTGCCGCCAAAGGTCTTAAGAAGCTTTTTGTCTGGCAGACCGGCGTTACCCAAGCCGGCGCAAAGGCCCTTGAAGGCCAGCTTCCTGGTCTCAAAGTCAACGTGGGTCTTACCGAGGCTGAGATCGCCAAGCTCACCGCGCCACCTCCGGCTCCACCGCCAGCCCCGGCCCCGGCCAAAAAGGAAGAGACTAAAAAAGACGCTCCCAAGCCTGAGGCTAAAAAAGTGGAGGCCAAACCAGCCCCGGCCTCTGCACCTCCAGCCGCCAAGCCAGCCCCTGCGGCCAAAGCAGACACGCCACCTCCTGCCAAACCAGCAGAGGCCAAGCCTGCTGCTGCCCCCGCTCCCAAAGCTAATTAG
- a CDS encoding group 1 truncated hemoglobin gives METPATLYDRLGGAAGVESLIEAFYVRVLADSELAPFFRDSSIERLRKMQTEFFNRALGGPMGYSGLPLAHVHHGRGITRHHFTLFVGHLLETLKDYGCEDKETDEVIEHINTFANEITGTSY, from the coding sequence ATGGAAACGCCCGCAACACTCTATGACCGGCTGGGTGGAGCCGCCGGGGTAGAATCCCTGATAGAAGCCTTTTACGTCCGCGTGCTCGCCGACTCTGAACTGGCCCCCTTTTTCCGTGATAGCTCCATCGAGCGTCTGCGCAAAATGCAGACGGAGTTTTTCAACCGCGCCCTCGGTGGCCCCATGGGCTATTCAGGCCTTCCACTCGCCCATGTGCATCATGGGCGTGGCATAACCCGCCACCACTTCACCCTTTTCGTGGGCCACCTGCTGGAAACGCTCAAGGACTATGGCTGTGAGGACAAGGAGACCGATGAAGTCATTGAGCACATCAATACTTTCGCCAACGAGATCACAGGCACCTCCTATTGA
- a CDS encoding c-type cytochrome domain-containing protein: MSYSPKDFGSPKSYVGTWVATLLLIVGFVIGLLIFPPLFEKPSSEVSSGVLFVGRFHPILLHLPVGALALLCIMELACLTRSGEEKLGPAALLTLWVGSAGSVLAVLAGIMLSREGGYEGGNFTLHQTLALVGTSGVLLALVIRIMAMGQGNQELLHAYRAVFFLSFSIMGLGAHFGGNMSHGSKFLTEHAPEPMKSQMIGMEKWMLGFVEKPKAVTPAALPAPAPAPLPNPDPAKPGANTAPTALAPAPAAATPATTPVLGGIAPPVMAGTDKLVFQHVILPILEAKCNKCHNEEKSKGDLRMDSFEMAMKGGENGANFVPGKPAESLSIQRIDLPLDDDEHMPPDGKDQLTPEEITILRWWVQQGASATQKVADAKFPAETQATVDVVLKGQP, from the coding sequence ATGTCTTATTCTCCCAAAGATTTCGGCAGCCCCAAGTCCTATGTTGGCACTTGGGTGGCCACTTTGCTGTTGATCGTCGGTTTTGTCATCGGCCTGCTGATTTTTCCACCCCTGTTTGAAAAGCCGTCTTCAGAGGTCTCCAGCGGCGTCCTTTTCGTCGGTCGTTTTCACCCCATTCTTCTGCACCTGCCCGTCGGGGCTTTGGCCCTGCTTTGCATCATGGAACTGGCCTGCCTCACCCGCAGTGGTGAGGAAAAACTGGGTCCCGCCGCCCTGCTGACACTTTGGGTCGGCTCCGCAGGGTCAGTCTTGGCTGTCCTAGCTGGCATCATGCTCTCCCGTGAAGGTGGGTATGAAGGTGGCAACTTCACCCTGCACCAGACCCTTGCGCTGGTCGGCACCTCTGGGGTGCTGCTCGCCCTCGTCATCCGCATCATGGCCATGGGGCAGGGCAATCAGGAACTGCTGCATGCCTATCGGGCAGTGTTTTTCCTTTCCTTCAGCATCATGGGCTTGGGGGCTCACTTCGGTGGCAACATGTCCCACGGCAGCAAGTTCCTCACCGAACATGCGCCGGAGCCGATGAAGAGCCAGATGATCGGCATGGAAAAATGGATGCTCGGTTTTGTTGAAAAGCCCAAGGCGGTCACCCCTGCTGCATTGCCTGCTCCCGCCCCCGCCCCACTGCCAAATCCTGATCCGGCCAAACCGGGTGCCAATACCGCCCCGACCGCTTTAGCACCTGCCCCAGCAGCCGCAACTCCTGCCACCACCCCAGTGCTGGGCGGGATTGCCCCGCCCGTCATGGCAGGCACGGACAAACTGGTCTTCCAGCATGTCATCCTGCCGATTTTGGAGGCCAAGTGCAACAAGTGCCACAATGAGGAAAAGTCCAAAGGCGACCTCCGCATGGACTCCTTTGAAATGGCCATGAAAGGTGGCGAAAATGGGGCCAATTTCGTTCCTGGCAAACCTGCCGAAAGCCTCAGCATCCAGCGCATTGATCTGCCTCTAGATGATGACGAGCACATGCCGCCCGATGGCAAAGATCAGCTCACGCCGGAAGAGATCACGATTCTTCGCTGGTGGGTCCAGCAAGGTGCTTCCGCCACCCAAAAGGTCGCCGATGCCAAATTCCCGGCTGAAACACAGGCCACCGTGGACGTTGTCTTGAAAGGACAGCCCTAG
- a CDS encoding efflux transporter outer membrane subunit yields MRFLVPLLLSTGALVAQVGPNYERPATETPARFKGVAWREARPSSHQPKGEWWKVFRDPKLNGLMTQATENNQNLKAGIARFDQARATARMARADLFPVASIPLSADRQRTSENAISPIPLNGLFYEGPAYNAATDLTWELDLFGKIRRGAEAGRADAEAAADAVQNLLLGIQADVATNYFKLRSLDQEIRLVREAVGLRGEAFKIAKARVQAGAGSELEQAQSETEVASAEAEIASLQAQRDQLENAIAILLGANAASFSIPASSSGLYSPPAIPVGAPSDLLERRPDVSQAERALAAATARIGVARAQFFPSIKLIGRAGFQSTDIDLLMQPESLIWSYGPSINLPLFSGGRNRFNLTKSKAAHDEALAGYRQAFLTAVADVESSLSSIRNLANSAEAQQRARNSAERAASLARTRYESGTSPYLDVIEANRTTLATQRATVQLASQRLIASVSLIKALGGGWDAAQTVTLPAVTADPAARNVPTTSEGGFMSKVKGIFKKKEPAPVMP; encoded by the coding sequence ATGCGTTTCCTCGTTCCCCTTCTTCTCAGCACCGGTGCCCTTGTGGCCCAGGTGGGGCCTAACTATGAGCGTCCAGCCACCGAGACCCCGGCCCGGTTCAAAGGTGTGGCGTGGCGTGAAGCCCGCCCTTCCTCCCACCAGCCCAAGGGCGAATGGTGGAAGGTTTTTCGCGACCCCAAGCTGAACGGCCTCATGACACAGGCCACGGAAAACAACCAAAACCTCAAGGCCGGCATCGCCCGCTTTGACCAGGCCCGTGCGACCGCCCGTATGGCCCGTGCCGACTTGTTTCCAGTGGCCAGCATCCCCCTCAGCGCCGACCGCCAGCGTACCTCCGAAAACGCCATCAGCCCCATTCCACTGAATGGTCTTTTTTACGAGGGACCAGCCTACAATGCCGCTACGGACCTGACCTGGGAGCTGGATCTGTTTGGCAAGATCCGCCGAGGGGCCGAAGCGGGCCGTGCGGATGCCGAGGCTGCGGCGGATGCCGTACAGAACCTTTTGTTAGGTATTCAGGCCGATGTGGCCACCAACTACTTCAAGCTGCGCTCGTTGGACCAGGAAATCCGGCTGGTGCGCGAGGCGGTGGGGCTGCGGGGGGAGGCCTTTAAAATTGCCAAGGCCCGTGTGCAGGCCGGGGCGGGCAGCGAGCTGGAGCAGGCACAGTCGGAGACGGAAGTTGCGAGTGCCGAGGCCGAGATCGCCTCCCTCCAGGCTCAGCGCGACCAGTTGGAAAACGCGATTGCCATCCTCCTCGGAGCGAATGCCGCGAGCTTCAGCATTCCTGCCAGCAGCTCTGGTCTGTATTCGCCACCAGCAATTCCTGTGGGCGCTCCTAGCGACCTGCTGGAGCGCCGCCCGGATGTGTCGCAGGCAGAGAGAGCCTTGGCCGCTGCAACGGCCCGCATTGGAGTGGCCAGGGCGCAGTTCTTCCCAAGCATCAAGCTCATTGGCCGGGCCGGTTTCCAGAGCACAGACATTGATCTTCTGATGCAGCCGGAGTCGCTGATCTGGAGCTATGGGCCAAGTATCAACCTACCGCTGTTTTCCGGTGGCAGGAACCGCTTTAACCTGACGAAGTCCAAGGCGGCCCATGATGAAGCCCTGGCTGGTTATCGCCAAGCCTTCCTCACGGCTGTGGCCGATGTGGAAAGCAGTTTGTCCTCCATCCGTAACCTAGCCAATTCCGCTGAGGCCCAGCAGCGTGCCCGCAACAGTGCCGAACGTGCCGCCAGTCTGGCCCGCACCCGCTATGAATCCGGCACGAGCCCCTACCTGGACGTGATTGAAGCGAACCGCACGACCCTGGCAACCCAGCGCGCCACCGTGCAACTGGCGAGCCAGCGACTGATCGCCAGTGTCTCGCTGATCAAAGCCCTGGGCGGTGGCTGGGATGCCGCACAAACGGTGACGCTGCCTGCGGTCACGGCGGATCCCGCCGCACGCAATGTGCCGACCACCAGCGAGGGCGGCTTCATGAGCAAGGTCAAAGGCATCTTCAAGAAGAAGGAACCCGCCCCTGTCATGCCGTAA
- a CDS encoding MBL fold metallo-hydrolase yields MNIPLEDLFNDVLNKAQRGLGYTTDALAYKIGITAAAIEATKAGATDAANLLKLAAALGLHGPALAEMSDHAWHPEPVEVEGLAQFNTTFHDMTVNAYLVWDPASKEAAAFDTGATAQPMVDKIRELGLTLRYLFLTHTHPDHVADIATLHAPSILISELEPHPEAQSFTPGSQWQLGSLRISSRTTCGHSKGGTTYVIEGLASPVAIVGDALFASSMGGGQVSYADALATNRSQIFTLADDTVVCPGHGPMTSVGEEKQHNPFYPEFK; encoded by the coding sequence ATGAATATTCCTCTCGAAGACCTTTTTAATGATGTGCTCAACAAGGCCCAGCGAGGGCTTGGCTACACCACCGATGCCCTGGCGTACAAAATCGGCATCACCGCCGCCGCCATTGAGGCCACCAAGGCCGGGGCCACGGATGCTGCCAATCTCCTGAAACTCGCGGCTGCCCTGGGCCTGCACGGTCCGGCTCTTGCTGAAATGTCCGACCATGCCTGGCATCCGGAACCCGTGGAGGTGGAGGGCCTCGCCCAGTTCAACACCACCTTCCATGACATGACGGTCAATGCCTACCTGGTGTGGGATCCGGCCAGCAAGGAAGCCGCCGCTTTTGACACTGGTGCCACAGCCCAGCCGATGGTGGATAAAATCCGTGAGCTTGGCCTCACGCTCCGTTATCTGTTCCTCACCCACACCCATCCGGATCATGTGGCCGATATCGCGACGCTGCACGCCCCCAGCATCCTCATCAGCGAGCTGGAACCCCATCCCGAAGCTCAATCCTTCACGCCCGGCAGCCAGTGGCAGCTCGGCAGCCTACGCATCTCCTCCCGTACCACCTGTGGGCATTCCAAAGGCGGCACCACCTATGTGATCGAAGGCCTGGCCAGCCCCGTCGCCATCGTGGGCGATGCCTTGTTTGCCAGTTCAATGGGCGGTGGCCAGGTGTCTTATGCAGACGCCCTAGCGACCAACCGCAGCCAGATCTTCACGCTCGCCGATGACACCGTCGTCTGCCCCGGACACGGCCCCATGACCAGTGTGGGTGAGGAAAAGCAGCACAATCCTTTTTACCCCGAGTTCAAGTAA
- a CDS encoding cytochrome c biogenesis protein ResB has protein sequence MSASASIPSRVIAFFSSFGLAAVVLALLLLLTFLGTLEQAEYGLVASQERYFESVFVDRIDIGACWRALAFDHYWDIGNIILPVNILPGGYLLMAILFVNMFLGGLIRIRKSPRTIGVVISHFAILFMIAAGAVTYHFAKEGILNLTEGQTHDEFQSFHERVIEIEAVKPTGERRTALVIDQRLFTDLGNSSDHGKARTFTHENLPFDLVITNWKQHAEPKRATDVTRGDAVDGYFIQALSRNDPRTGQLLADEALSQACIVIAKDKKTGAEQKGILWEYAAAPWTATFGDQKYLINIGRRSYRLPFAIRLDHTEQEKHPGTERARRFTSKVTKLHGQREEKRVITMNEPVRGEGYALFQSSFDDGSGSSSGGVKRSGFQVVENPSDHWPLISCIIVSVGLLIHFMMMLSRAMKWNPWIAVTNTLLIVTAGFVIAYWKL, from the coding sequence GTGTCTGCCTCCGCTTCTATCCCCTCGCGTGTCATTGCCTTTTTCAGCTCCTTCGGCCTAGCTGCCGTCGTGCTGGCCCTGCTGCTGCTGCTGACTTTCCTTGGCACGCTGGAGCAGGCTGAATACGGCCTTGTGGCCAGCCAGGAGCGTTACTTTGAATCCGTGTTTGTGGACCGCATTGACATCGGGGCCTGCTGGCGCGCTCTGGCATTCGACCACTACTGGGACATCGGCAATATCATCCTGCCCGTGAACATCCTGCCTGGCGGTTATCTGCTGATGGCCATCTTGTTTGTGAACATGTTCCTGGGCGGCCTCATTCGCATCCGCAAATCCCCCCGCACGATCGGGGTCGTCATCTCTCACTTCGCCATCCTCTTCATGATCGCCGCCGGGGCGGTGACTTATCACTTCGCCAAGGAAGGCATCCTCAATCTTACCGAAGGCCAGACTCACGACGAATTCCAGAGCTTCCACGAGCGTGTCATCGAGATCGAAGCCGTCAAACCCACCGGGGAACGGCGTACCGCCCTCGTGATTGATCAGCGTCTGTTCACGGATCTCGGCAACAGCAGCGATCATGGCAAGGCCCGCACCTTCACTCACGAAAACCTGCCTTTCGATCTCGTCATCACCAACTGGAAGCAGCATGCCGAACCCAAGCGCGCCACCGACGTCACCCGTGGCGATGCCGTGGACGGTTACTTCATCCAGGCCCTCTCCCGCAACGATCCTCGCACAGGCCAGTTGCTGGCAGATGAAGCCCTCTCCCAGGCTTGTATCGTCATCGCGAAAGACAAGAAGACCGGAGCCGAACAAAAAGGCATCCTCTGGGAATATGCCGCTGCCCCCTGGACCGCTACCTTTGGCGACCAGAAGTATCTCATCAACATTGGCCGTCGCAGCTACCGCCTCCCCTTCGCCATCCGTCTGGATCACACCGAGCAGGAAAAACATCCCGGCACCGAACGCGCCCGCCGCTTCACCAGCAAGGTCACCAAGCTGCATGGCCAACGTGAGGAAAAGCGCGTGATCACCATGAACGAGCCCGTGCGTGGAGAAGGGTATGCCCTCTTCCAGTCCAGCTTTGACGATGGCTCTGGAAGCAGCAGCGGCGGAGTCAAACGTTCCGGCTTTCAGGTGGTGGAAAACCCCTCCGATCACTGGCCTCTCATCTCCTGCATCATCGTTTCCGTCGGCCTCCTCATCCACTTCATGATGATGCTCTCCCGCGCCATGAAATGGAATCCCTGGATCGCCGTGACCAACACGCTTCTCATCGTCACGGCAGGCTTCGTCATTGCCTACTGGAAGCTCTAA
- a CDS encoding ThuA domain-containing protein, with amino-acid sequence MKKLIAPILTLVLATGLYLAQAAETAAKPLRVLIVAGGCCHDYEKQQSILKEGIESRLNAVVDVAFNPDKTTKATFEIYKAKDWAKDFDVIIHDECSADVTDPAYVANILDAHKAGVPAINLHCAMHSYRWGNFKEPVKVGGDNAGWYEFIGLQSTGHGPQSPIDISFTDAGHPITKGLENWTTINEELYNNIQMLGAKPLASGRQMQMPRVKKGEKADPNAKATEANAVVAWTNEFGPKKTRVFSTTIGHNNDTVADARYLNLITRALLWTTGKLSEDGSPAAGYTK; translated from the coding sequence ATGAAGAAACTCATCGCCCCCATCCTCACGCTTGTGCTCGCCACGGGCCTCTACTTAGCCCAGGCTGCGGAGACGGCGGCCAAGCCGTTGCGCGTCCTCATCGTCGCAGGCGGCTGCTGCCACGATTACGAAAAGCAGCAGTCCATTCTGAAGGAGGGCATCGAATCCCGCCTCAATGCCGTGGTGGATGTGGCCTTCAATCCGGACAAGACCACCAAGGCCACCTTTGAAATCTATAAAGCCAAAGACTGGGCCAAGGATTTCGACGTCATCATCCATGATGAATGCTCCGCCGATGTCACAGATCCTGCCTATGTGGCCAATATCCTCGATGCTCACAAGGCAGGCGTTCCGGCCATCAACCTTCACTGCGCCATGCACAGCTATCGCTGGGGCAATTTCAAGGAACCTGTGAAAGTAGGCGGCGACAATGCTGGCTGGTATGAGTTCATCGGCCTCCAGTCCACTGGCCACGGCCCGCAGTCGCCCATTGACATCAGCTTCACCGACGCTGGCCACCCCATCACCAAAGGTCTGGAAAACTGGACCACGATCAATGAGGAGCTGTACAACAACATCCAGATGCTGGGTGCCAAGCCCCTGGCCAGCGGTCGCCAGATGCAGATGCCCCGCGTGAAAAAAGGTGAGAAGGCTGATCCGAATGCCAAGGCCACCGAAGCCAACGCCGTTGTCGCGTGGACCAATGAGTTCGGCCCGAAGAAGACCCGCGTCTTCAGCACCACCATCGGCCATAACAACGACACCGTTGCGGATGCCCGTTACCTCAACCTGATCACCCGCGCCCTTCTCTGGACCACCGGCAAACTGTCCGAAGACGGCAGCCCTGCGGCAGGTTACACGAAGTAA